The following proteins are co-located in the Sphingopyxis sp. YR583 genome:
- the chrA gene encoding chromate efflux transporter has product MTTDIYSPPSISLFQLFLRFLRFGFLAFGGPVAQIAMVKQALVEEERWISPARFNRLLAVMQILPGPEAHELCVHLGMLARGRIGGLIAGLGFMLPGFLLMLAAAWVYSAWIVGNSALASVFLGVQVVVLAIIARAVQRIGTHILEDWLLWLFAGAALAATLAGVPFWIPLIASGLIYTFAERPIIAAGLSAAAILVGFAVLGTEPPIAVAGVPSEVGVVALFVAGLKGGLLTFGGAYTAIPYVRSDTVGRGWISDASFLDGVAFAGMLPAPLVIFATFVGYVSAGFPGALAITVGMFLPAFAFSMIFFEQLEAVVEHPALHRVLAGVAAAVVGVIAATLLQLGWSTAGRSTNLLVSVLLFLVALPIVWRWKGKLVAPALVLAGGLAGWMLDF; this is encoded by the coding sequence ATGACAACCGATATCTATTCTCCGCCCAGTATCTCATTGTTTCAACTTTTTCTTCGCTTCTTGCGCTTCGGCTTCCTCGCTTTCGGTGGCCCGGTCGCGCAAATCGCCATGGTCAAGCAGGCTCTCGTTGAGGAAGAGCGTTGGATTTCACCGGCGCGGTTCAACCGCTTGCTTGCCGTCATGCAAATTTTGCCCGGACCAGAAGCTCACGAACTTTGTGTTCATTTGGGGATGCTTGCCCGCGGGCGGATCGGAGGATTGATCGCCGGGCTCGGTTTCATGTTGCCGGGCTTCTTGCTGATGCTGGCGGCGGCTTGGGTCTATAGCGCCTGGATCGTCGGCAACTCCGCACTGGCGTCAGTTTTCCTTGGTGTGCAGGTGGTCGTGCTGGCGATCATTGCGCGCGCGGTGCAACGGATCGGAACGCACATTCTCGAAGATTGGCTGCTGTGGCTATTTGCCGGGGCCGCCCTCGCCGCGACATTGGCGGGTGTGCCGTTCTGGATACCCTTGATCGCATCGGGACTGATTTACACATTTGCGGAGCGGCCGATCATTGCGGCCGGCCTATCGGCCGCAGCGATCCTGGTGGGCTTCGCTGTGCTAGGAACCGAACCGCCGATCGCCGTAGCTGGTGTGCCGAGCGAGGTGGGGGTAGTTGCTCTGTTCGTCGCCGGATTGAAGGGTGGTCTCCTAACCTTCGGCGGTGCCTACACCGCGATCCCTTACGTGCGATCTGACACGGTGGGCCGGGGCTGGATCAGCGACGCGAGCTTTCTGGACGGAGTCGCATTTGCGGGGATGCTGCCCGCGCCGCTCGTTATCTTCGCGACTTTTGTCGGCTATGTCTCGGCGGGATTTCCGGGTGCCCTCGCCATCACGGTGGGCATGTTTCTGCCTGCCTTTGCTTTCTCGATGATCTTCTTCGAACAGCTGGAGGCGGTTGTTGAGCACCCCGCGCTGCATCGTGTGTTGGCCGGAGTAGCTGCGGCGGTCGTTGGGGTGATTGCGGCGACGCTGTTGCAACTCGGCTGGTCTACCGCAGGGCGTTCGACAAATCTCCTTGTGTCTGTTCTCCTGTTTTTGGTCGCCCTTCCGATAGTTTGGCGCTGGAAAGGAAAGCTGGTCGCTCCAGCGCTCGTTCTCGCGGGAGGATTGGCGGGGTGGATGTTGGATTTCTGA
- a CDS encoding LacI family DNA-binding transcriptional regulator, which yields MTRATIKDVSRVAGVSIKTVSRVLNKERYVSDDMRQKVEEAVARLNYHPSQAARTLAGKRSFQIGLIHDNPSPYYIFNMQAGVGQRCREADFRMIVQPCDINSPGLVDDIGALIDQAQLDGIIMTPPVTDVGTALAELFRRKIPVVRVQPGTDLTATSAVYIDNVQAADDMTAYLISLGHRRIGFVTGHGNYFASGQRLTGYRQALQRAGIGFDAALVFPGQFDFQSGTAAAEALLALDQPPTAIFASSDDMAAGVLAAAHRLGVAVPDQLSVAGFDDTDLAQVVWPSLTTIHQPIRDLGYAAADLLLEFGETIERRQLPHKLVVRGSTAAPKG from the coding sequence ATGACCCGGGCGACGATCAAGGACGTCTCGCGCGTCGCGGGCGTGTCGATCAAGACGGTGTCGCGCGTGCTCAACAAGGAACGCTATGTCAGCGACGACATGCGGCAAAAGGTCGAGGAAGCGGTCGCGCGCCTCAACTATCACCCCAGTCAGGCGGCGCGGACACTCGCCGGAAAGCGCTCTTTCCAGATCGGGCTGATCCACGACAACCCCAGCCCCTATTATATCTTCAACATGCAGGCGGGGGTCGGACAGCGGTGCCGCGAGGCCGATTTCCGCATGATCGTCCAGCCGTGCGACATCAACTCGCCCGGTCTCGTCGACGATATCGGGGCGCTGATCGATCAGGCGCAGCTCGACGGCATCATCATGACGCCGCCCGTCACCGACGTCGGCACCGCACTTGCCGAGCTGTTCCGACGCAAGATTCCCGTCGTGCGCGTCCAGCCGGGTACCGATCTGACGGCGACATCGGCGGTTTATATCGACAATGTGCAGGCCGCCGACGACATGACGGCCTATCTGATCTCGCTCGGGCATCGCCGCATCGGTTTCGTCACCGGCCACGGCAATTATTTCGCGAGCGGCCAGCGGCTGACCGGCTACCGGCAGGCGCTCCAGCGCGCGGGCATCGGCTTCGATGCGGCGCTGGTCTTTCCGGGCCAGTTCGATTTCCAGTCGGGCACTGCTGCTGCCGAAGCCTTGCTGGCGCTCGACCAGCCGCCGACCGCGATCTTCGCGAGCAGCGACGATATGGCCGCAGGCGTCCTCGCTGCCGCGCACCGCTTGGGCGTCGCGGTGCCCGACCAGCTCTCGGTCGCGGGCTTCGACGACACCGATCTTGCACAGGTCGTCTGGCCGTCGCTCACCACGATCCACCAACCGATCCGCGACTTGGGCTATGCCGCCGCCGACCTGCTGCTCGAATTCGGCGAGACGATCGAGCGCCGGCAATTGCCGCACAAGCTGGTCGTGCGCGGTTCGACAGCGGCGCCGAAAGGCTGA
- a CDS encoding amidohydrolase family protein — translation MRTLLLSIALLAPATPVFAQEAVIDTHVHLHKGEASVAEYRAQLKASGQSVDAFGAMWFGGPNQALVGNPSDIAKRNDELIALAAKTPGMIAIATVHPYDGEAALAEIDRVAARGVKLLKIHPHTQKFDAADPRVLALVKRAGDKGMVVVMDNAGIVPDDNEKLFNLALAAPKTKFIFGHMGGLGFRFWNILALARTAENLVADNIYFDISASVILAADSPIEAEYVWTIRNVGVDHVLIASDFPQISLPKTLEAFAKLDLTDEERAKIRSGNARKLLGL, via the coding sequence ATGCGAACCCTGCTGCTCTCGATCGCCCTGCTGGCGCCTGCTACGCCTGTTTTTGCGCAGGAGGCCGTCATCGACACCCATGTCCATCTGCATAAGGGTGAGGCGTCGGTGGCCGAATATCGGGCGCAGCTCAAGGCGTCGGGGCAATCGGTCGACGCGTTCGGTGCGATGTGGTTCGGCGGCCCGAACCAGGCGCTCGTCGGCAACCCCTCCGATATCGCCAAACGCAACGACGAACTGATTGCGCTCGCTGCGAAAACCCCGGGCATGATCGCGATTGCCACGGTCCACCCCTATGACGGCGAGGCCGCGCTGGCCGAGATCGATCGCGTCGCCGCGCGCGGCGTCAAGCTGCTCAAGATCCACCCGCACACCCAGAAATTCGACGCCGCCGATCCGCGCGTGCTCGCGCTGGTCAAACGCGCGGGCGACAAGGGCATGGTCGTCGTGATGGACAATGCCGGCATCGTACCCGACGACAATGAGAAGCTCTTCAATCTTGCGCTCGCGGCGCCGAAGACGAAGTTCATTTTCGGCCATATGGGCGGCCTCGGCTTCCGCTTCTGGAACATCCTCGCGCTCGCGCGCACCGCCGAAAATCTTGTCGCCGACAATATCTATTTCGATATTTCGGCGAGCGTGATCCTCGCTGCGGACTCGCCGATCGAGGCCGAATATGTCTGGACGATCCGCAACGTCGGCGTCGACCATGTGCTGATCGCGTCGGACTTCCCGCAGATCTCGTTGCCGAAGACGCTCGAAGCTTTTGCCAAGCTCGACCTGACCGACGAGGAACGCGCGAAGATCCGTTCGGGCAATGCGCGGAAGCTGCTCGGTCTCTAG
- a CDS encoding winged helix-turn-helix domain-containing tetratricopeptide repeat protein, with product MENLWRNAALSFGASLIYRFEGFELDPGKFELRELGEAKHLEPQVLSLLILLASNADRLVSKDEIIEKIWGGRIVSEAAVASRVKAARQALGDDGKEQRFIRTVHGKGFRFGAQVTFDQMHEPARVFATVSAEATPQITAAEERPSIAVLPFHLVGGPGPLSIVADALADELIGDLSRLRWLLVIARTSTFRFRGQDIGCEQVGAALNVRYCLTGTLEEARGKVMLAVTLARTCDGAVVWADRFTAGGDELHELRCEVLDAVVANLETRIIQNEVERARRMPAGGLDAWSSYHLGLDHMFRFNRSDNARAASLFAQALARDPNFSRALSGLSFTRFQDCFLQYSPDSDAMAEQARAFAERAVQVDPLDPFAHLNLGRSLWFADAVPESMERLSAAITLSPNYAQAIYSKAWAEMTQCDVGHSDENARLALRLSPLDPLRYAMLGVRSVSALMRGDHQSALEWGERAAQSPGAHKHIAVIAAIAAEAAGHHERAAQWIARARQLDPQVSQATFLRSFPFAATTGREVIERTLQATGL from the coding sequence ATGGAGAATTTATGGAGAAATGCCGCTTTGTCCTTTGGCGCGTCCCTGATCTATCGCTTCGAAGGCTTCGAGCTCGACCCCGGCAAGTTCGAGTTGCGCGAACTGGGTGAGGCAAAGCATCTGGAGCCGCAGGTGCTGTCGCTGCTGATCCTGCTCGCGAGCAACGCCGATCGCCTCGTCAGCAAGGACGAGATCATCGAAAAGATCTGGGGCGGGCGGATCGTGTCCGAAGCTGCGGTGGCGTCGCGCGTCAAGGCGGCGCGGCAGGCGCTGGGCGATGACGGCAAGGAACAACGCTTCATCCGCACCGTCCATGGCAAAGGGTTCCGGTTCGGCGCGCAGGTCACATTCGATCAGATGCATGAGCCCGCGCGGGTCTTCGCTACCGTCTCGGCCGAAGCGACTCCCCAAATTACGGCGGCAGAGGAGCGGCCGTCGATCGCGGTCCTGCCCTTTCACCTTGTCGGCGGCCCCGGCCCGTTGTCGATCGTCGCCGACGCGCTCGCCGACGAGTTGATCGGCGACCTTTCGCGGCTACGCTGGCTGCTCGTGATCGCGCGCACCTCGACCTTCCGGTTTCGCGGGCAGGACATCGGATGCGAGCAGGTCGGGGCCGCGCTGAATGTCCGCTATTGCCTGACCGGGACGCTCGAGGAAGCGCGCGGCAAGGTCATGCTGGCGGTCACGCTCGCGCGGACATGCGACGGCGCGGTGGTGTGGGCCGACCGGTTCACCGCCGGCGGCGACGAATTGCACGAATTGCGCTGCGAAGTGCTCGACGCCGTGGTCGCCAATCTGGAGACGCGGATCATCCAGAATGAGGTCGAGCGCGCGCGCCGGATGCCCGCGGGCGGGCTGGATGCCTGGTCCTCCTATCACCTCGGGCTCGACCATATGTTCCGGTTCAACCGGTCGGACAATGCGCGCGCGGCGTCGCTGTTCGCGCAGGCGCTGGCGCGCGATCCCAATTTCTCTCGCGCGCTGTCGGGCCTGTCCTTCACGCGCTTTCAGGATTGCTTCCTGCAATATTCGCCCGACTCCGACGCAATGGCCGAGCAGGCACGCGCGTTCGCCGAACGTGCGGTGCAGGTCGATCCGCTCGATCCCTTCGCGCATCTCAACCTCGGCCGGTCCTTGTGGTTCGCCGACGCGGTGCCCGAAAGCATGGAGCGGCTGTCGGCGGCGATTACGCTCAGCCCCAATTATGCGCAGGCGATCTATTCGAAGGCGTGGGCCGAGATGACGCAGTGCGACGTCGGGCATAGCGACGAAAATGCGCGATTGGCCCTCCGCCTGAGCCCGCTCGACCCGCTACGCTATGCCATGCTGGGGGTACGGTCGGTCAGCGCGCTGATGCGCGGCGACCACCAGAGCGCGCTCGAATGGGGCGAGCGTGCAGCGCAGTCGCCGGGAGCGCACAAGCATATCGCGGTGATCGCGGCAATTGCGGCGGAAGCCGCGGGCCATCACGAACGCGCGGCACAGTGGATCGCGCGCGCGCGGCAACTCGACCCGCAGGTGTCGCAGGCGACCTTCCTGCGATCCTTCCCTTTCGCCGCGACGACCGGGCGCGAGGTGATCGAACGGACGCTGCAAGCAACGGGGCTCTGA
- a CDS encoding TonB-dependent receptor plug domain-containing protein, with the protein MTNFGKRAFRIALGLGVCMPALAAPAFAQDAAEGGEQEIIVTGSRIPTIRDEGPSPVTTITSDTIRANGYTSVPELLAAMTQNSGETQSPQSGSSADFTPGAQQVDLRGLGPNHTLVLVNGRRIADFPLPYIGRSNFTDISNIPVSLIDKVEILSGAASAIYGSDAIAGVVNFKMKEKLDGITLDYRHGRTQHGGGLSHRITATGGWSTDRFSIVGGIEYLDQRPLWGYQRKIQDSTDDSPVASSRIARRTFYRADYNDDYITPDDGTCEALSDLNFGTVALYNRPRYGDFCGSKESIGFGTIISGRKGFNSFATATYELSDNAKLFVDAQLGISKVRLMYDVTSWAFEQSSSSSDNYFYNSFTGQIEDWGRQFTPEETGGFEMQRSKQTTYSITPGIRGNFGKAWNYEASFNYSRYQSIVRWPQIINQKAKDFFLGPQNGLGDDDYPSFNADPATNLYRRLTPAEYDSISADTVYRPYSWTSNAQVTLTNGELFQLPAGAVGVAVVAEYGKQGYNLRPDPLALTDYYYSWKDSDGSGKRSHAAVGGEVRIPVLDFVTLTGAGRYDRFGYAGRNADKFTYNGGVEVRPTNSLLFRAAYGTAFRAPDLHYLFTGPGNVESSVVDYYTCRQDTPGAGISDCEDYEVDIVAQRSGNRDLKAETGKTLTAGLVFAPSNRISLSVDYFRVSLDNQVNDLRASELTRDEADCRPDGAGNTTLDPNSPTCQAAIARVNRFATGALAGEIESVSINPINVAREKTSGIDVAFRGTLPTSFGDFTLSLAHSHVFKHTLTQYTGDPIENKLAADSGYYLPRDKSNGSISWASDGVQFTFSGTRLGKLPNYDEDAFIKASYLFNATLQYDFTDHMRGSLTVRNVFDKMPVKDPTWSGYPYYNTSWFDSIGRSVFMQLTYKLGGSPL; encoded by the coding sequence ATGACGAATTTCGGGAAACGGGCGTTTCGGATTGCCCTCGGGCTTGGCGTGTGCATGCCCGCGCTGGCGGCGCCGGCCTTTGCGCAGGACGCGGCCGAGGGCGGCGAGCAGGAAATCATCGTTACCGGATCGCGCATCCCGACAATCCGCGATGAGGGGCCGTCGCCGGTCACCACGATCACATCCGATACCATCCGCGCCAACGGCTATACCAGCGTTCCCGAACTTCTCGCCGCGATGACGCAGAACAGTGGCGAAACGCAAAGCCCGCAATCGGGAAGCAGCGCCGACTTCACCCCCGGTGCACAACAGGTCGACCTTCGCGGCCTCGGTCCCAACCACACGCTCGTGCTGGTCAATGGCCGCCGCATCGCCGACTTCCCGCTGCCCTATATCGGTCGCAGCAACTTCACCGACATCTCGAACATCCCCGTCAGCCTGATCGACAAGGTCGAAATCCTGAGCGGCGCGGCATCGGCCATCTACGGCTCCGACGCGATCGCGGGCGTCGTGAACTTCAAGATGAAGGAAAAGCTCGACGGCATCACGCTCGACTATCGCCACGGCCGCACCCAGCACGGCGGCGGTCTGTCGCACCGGATCACCGCGACGGGCGGCTGGTCGACCGACCGGTTCAGCATCGTCGGCGGCATCGAATACCTCGATCAGCGGCCGCTGTGGGGCTACCAGCGCAAGATTCAGGACAGCACCGACGACAGCCCCGTCGCGTCGAGCCGGATCGCGCGGCGGACCTTTTACCGCGCCGATTATAACGACGATTATATCACCCCCGATGACGGCACTTGCGAGGCGCTGTCGGACCTGAATTTCGGCACGGTCGCGCTCTACAACCGTCCGCGTTACGGCGATTTCTGCGGCAGCAAGGAATCGATCGGTTTCGGCACGATCATTTCGGGCCGCAAGGGCTTCAACAGCTTTGCCACCGCGACCTATGAACTGTCCGACAATGCCAAGCTGTTCGTCGATGCGCAGCTCGGGATCAGCAAGGTCCGGCTGATGTACGACGTGACGAGCTGGGCCTTCGAACAATCGTCGAGCAGCTCGGACAATTATTTCTACAACAGCTTCACGGGCCAGATCGAGGATTGGGGCCGTCAGTTCACGCCGGAAGAAACCGGCGGGTTCGAGATGCAGCGCAGCAAGCAGACGACCTACAGCATCACCCCCGGCATCCGCGGCAATTTCGGCAAGGCCTGGAATTACGAGGCGTCGTTCAACTACAGCCGTTACCAGTCGATCGTCCGCTGGCCGCAGATCATCAACCAGAAGGCCAAGGACTTTTTCCTCGGCCCGCAAAATGGCCTCGGCGACGACGATTATCCGTCGTTCAATGCCGATCCCGCGACGAATCTGTATCGCAGGCTGACGCCCGCCGAATATGACAGCATCTCGGCCGATACCGTCTATCGCCCCTATAGCTGGACCAGCAACGCGCAGGTGACGTTGACCAATGGCGAGCTGTTCCAGTTGCCCGCGGGCGCCGTCGGCGTCGCGGTCGTCGCCGAATATGGCAAGCAAGGCTATAATCTCCGCCCCGATCCGCTGGCACTCACCGACTATTATTACAGCTGGAAGGACAGCGACGGTTCGGGCAAGCGCAGCCATGCCGCGGTCGGCGGCGAAGTGCGCATACCCGTGCTCGATTTCGTCACGCTGACGGGGGCCGGCCGCTACGACCGCTTCGGCTATGCCGGGCGCAATGCCGACAAATTCACCTATAATGGCGGGGTCGAGGTGCGCCCGACGAACAGCCTGCTGTTCCGTGCCGCCTATGGTACCGCCTTCCGCGCGCCCGACCTCCATTATCTGTTCACCGGTCCGGGCAATGTCGAAAGCAGCGTGGTCGACTATTACACCTGCCGTCAGGATACACCGGGCGCGGGGATCAGCGATTGCGAGGATTATGAAGTCGACATCGTCGCGCAGCGCAGCGGCAACCGCGACCTCAAGGCAGAGACCGGCAAGACGCTGACCGCCGGCCTCGTCTTCGCGCCGTCGAACCGCATCAGCCTGTCGGTCGATTATTTCCGCGTGTCGCTCGACAATCAGGTCAACGATCTGCGTGCCAGCGAACTGACGCGCGACGAGGCCGATTGCCGCCCCGACGGCGCTGGCAACACCACGCTCGATCCCAATTCGCCGACTTGTCAGGCGGCAATCGCGCGCGTCAACCGCTTCGCGACCGGCGCGCTGGCTGGCGAGATCGAATCGGTCTCGATCAACCCGATCAACGTCGCGCGCGAAAAGACGAGCGGCATCGACGTCGCTTTCCGCGGCACGCTGCCCACCAGCTTCGGCGACTTCACCCTGTCGCTCGCGCACAGCCATGTGTTCAAGCACACATTGACCCAGTACACGGGCGATCCGATCGAGAACAAGCTGGCGGCCGACAGCGGCTATTATCTGCCGCGTGACAAGTCGAACGGCAGCATCAGCTGGGCATCGGACGGCGTGCAGTTCACCTTCTCGGGCACGCGCCTCGGCAAGCTGCCGAACTATGACGAGGACGCCTTCATCAAGGCCAGCTATTTGTTCAACGCGACGCTGCAATATGATTTCACCGATCATATGCGCGGTTCGCTGACGGTGCGGAATGTCTTCGACAAGATGCCGGTGAAGGATCCGACCTGGTCGGGCTATCCCTATTACAACACCAGCTGGTTCGACAGCATCGGGCGCAGCGTCTTCATGCAGCTCACCTACAAGCTCGGCGGATCGCCGCTCTGA
- a CDS encoding class I SAM-dependent methyltransferase — protein MTLATTKAAAPPAAPQTENLSTPANPNKALWEKGDFTRLAACMRESGDELIDSLGVHAGLDVLDLGCGDGTTALPSAYRGAAVLGVDIASNLVVAGNVRAREAGLSNLRFEEGDASHLDALADDSFDLVVTIFGAMFAPRPLDTAAEMVRVTRPGGRIVMGNWIPGDPTLIAQVLKICAAYTPPPPEGFISPVTWGQEEAVRERFGAAGVADDRISCERATYTFRYARSPREFLAIFRDYYGPTMNAFAAAEASGRRAELQTELEQLFERENRGGADRTEIPATYLKVIVRK, from the coding sequence GTGACGCTTGCAACCACCAAAGCGGCCGCGCCCCCCGCCGCGCCGCAGACCGAAAATCTATCAACCCCCGCCAACCCGAACAAGGCTCTTTGGGAGAAGGGGGATTTTACCCGTCTCGCCGCCTGCATGCGCGAAAGCGGTGACGAACTGATCGACAGTCTCGGCGTCCACGCCGGGCTCGACGTGCTCGACCTCGGCTGCGGCGACGGCACCACCGCGCTGCCGTCGGCGTACCGCGGCGCGGCGGTGCTCGGCGTCGACATCGCATCGAACCTCGTCGTCGCCGGCAATGTCCGCGCGCGTGAAGCCGGCCTCTCGAACCTGCGTTTCGAGGAAGGCGACGCCTCGCATCTCGATGCGCTGGCCGACGACAGCTTCGATCTGGTCGTCACCATCTTCGGCGCGATGTTCGCGCCGCGGCCGCTCGACACCGCCGCCGAAATGGTCCGCGTGACACGCCCCGGCGGGCGCATCGTAATGGGCAACTGGATTCCCGGCGATCCGACCCTCATTGCGCAGGTGCTCAAGATTTGCGCCGCTTACACCCCGCCGCCGCCCGAAGGCTTCATCAGCCCGGTGACCTGGGGGCAGGAGGAAGCGGTGCGCGAACGCTTCGGCGCCGCGGGTGTCGCAGACGACCGGATCAGCTGCGAACGTGCGACCTACACCTTCCGCTACGCCAGAAGCCCGCGCGAATTTCTCGCGATCTTCCGCGACTATTACGGTCCGACGATGAACGCCTTCGCTGCCGCCGAGGCAAGCGGCCGCCGCGCCGAGCTTCAGACCGAGCTTGAGCAATTGTTCGAACGCGAAAATCGCGGCGGTGCCGATCGCACCGAAATCCCGGCGACCTATCTCAAGGTCATAGTCCGCAAATAA
- a CDS encoding MFS transporter: protein MAQIADKRRWLVVGLVFIAIVLNYVDRQILALLKPTLQAEFDWTDRDYSHMASAFQFAAALAFLGTGWFIDRVGLRWGFAIGVGVWSLAGMAHAFATTVSGFVASRAVLGAAESIGTPAAVKTAATYFNAKERSFVLGLGGIAPNVGAILTPLLIPLMAMMWGWQATFLIAGGLGLVWVVVWLAVRIPEQPNAARDAAAPKIAWSSLLRDRRQWAVILGKALTDQVWWFLLFFMPDLFHRVFGLTQGTLGLPVAFVYFMAALGGITGGFLPSYLMGRRGWSVNAARKTTMLIYALLILPVPLLVGVDSAWVAAMILGLALFAHQGFSTNLFGLTTDVFPARIVGSAIGIGAFAGNLSGMAMIEFAGWSLDTGRGYLPMFLVCAGTYLVALAAIHLILPRIVAVDEEEDGEAGPILAH, encoded by the coding sequence TTGGCGCAAATCGCCGATAAACGCCGTTGGCTTGTGGTGGGGCTCGTCTTCATCGCGATCGTCCTCAACTATGTCGACCGCCAGATCCTCGCGCTGCTGAAGCCGACCTTGCAGGCCGAATTCGACTGGACCGACCGCGATTACAGCCACATGGCCTCGGCCTTCCAGTTCGCCGCCGCGCTCGCATTTCTCGGCACCGGCTGGTTCATCGACCGCGTCGGGCTGCGCTGGGGCTTCGCGATCGGCGTCGGCGTGTGGAGCCTTGCGGGCATGGCGCACGCCTTTGCGACCACCGTATCGGGCTTCGTCGCCTCGCGCGCCGTGCTCGGCGCCGCGGAATCGATCGGCACCCCCGCCGCGGTGAAGACTGCGGCGACCTATTTCAACGCCAAGGAACGAAGTTTCGTCCTTGGCCTCGGCGGGATCGCGCCGAACGTCGGCGCGATCCTGACGCCCTTGCTCATTCCCTTGATGGCGATGATGTGGGGCTGGCAGGCGACCTTCCTGATCGCGGGCGGGCTCGGGCTCGTCTGGGTCGTCGTCTGGCTCGCCGTCCGCATTCCCGAACAGCCCAACGCCGCGCGCGACGCCGCCGCGCCGAAAATCGCATGGTCCAGCCTGCTCCGCGATCGTCGCCAGTGGGCCGTCATCCTCGGCAAGGCGCTCACCGATCAGGTGTGGTGGTTCCTGCTATTCTTCATGCCCGACCTGTTTCACCGCGTCTTCGGGCTGACGCAGGGCACGCTCGGTCTCCCGGTCGCCTTCGTCTATTTCATGGCCGCGCTCGGCGGCATCACCGGTGGTTTTCTCCCGTCCTATCTGATGGGTCGCCGCGGCTGGAGCGTGAACGCCGCGCGCAAGACGACGATGCTCATCTATGCGCTGCTGATCCTGCCCGTGCCCTTGCTCGTCGGGGTCGATAGCGCATGGGTCGCGGCCATGATCCTCGGCCTCGCGCTCTTCGCGCACCAGGGCTTTTCGACCAATCTCTTCGGCCTCACCACCGACGTCTTCCCAGCGCGCATCGTCGGCTCGGCGATCGGCATCGGCGCCTTTGCCGGCAATCTGTCGGGCATGGCGATGATCGAGTTCGCGGGCTGGTCGCTCGACACGGGCAGGGGCTATCTGCCGATGTTCCTCGTCTGCGCCGGAACCTATCTCGTCGCGCTCGCCGCGATCCACCTCATCCTGCCGCGCATCGTCGCGGTCGATGAGGAGGAGGACGGCGAGGCCGGTCCGATCCTCGCCCACTGA
- a CDS encoding YeiH family protein has protein sequence MRHAHWNNLPSGGDLFGELHLAQTVAGAAPKGSFFPGLAACAAASAAAAWLSDHYGFPIILLGLLVGLALNFISANEATHRGLDFASRTFLRIGIVVLGLQVTFMQIAVLGPVPFAALIIIMTLTMGAGFLGARLSGQTPYSGLLAGGATAICGASAALALYGVIGRQRLSQAQFALTLVGVSLASALAMTIYPLLASKFGLSDAQAGFLIGASVHDVAQAIGGGYAFSDAAGASATIVKLARVAMLAPVVALVGLLLKPEDDGDTQIWRRLALPWFIVAFFAVVALNSAVAIPEGVRGAALTASKALLLLAVTATAMRTRLDLLLEMGWRATVPVLLASLTSFAVSLLFALAIV, from the coding sequence ATGCGCCATGCGCATTGGAACAATCTGCCGAGCGGCGGTGACCTGTTCGGCGAATTGCATCTGGCGCAGACCGTCGCAGGTGCGGCGCCGAAGGGCAGCTTCTTTCCCGGCCTCGCGGCCTGCGCCGCGGCGTCGGCCGCCGCCGCGTGGCTGTCCGATCATTATGGCTTTCCGATCATCCTTCTCGGGCTGCTCGTCGGACTCGCGCTCAATTTCATTTCGGCGAACGAGGCCACGCACCGTGGGCTGGACTTCGCGTCGCGCACCTTCCTGCGCATCGGCATCGTCGTGCTGGGGCTACAGGTCACCTTCATGCAGATCGCGGTGCTTGGGCCGGTGCCCTTTGCAGCGCTGATCATCATCATGACATTGACGATGGGGGCCGGATTCCTGGGGGCACGCCTGTCGGGACAGACGCCTTATTCGGGCCTGCTCGCCGGCGGCGCGACGGCGATCTGCGGCGCGAGCGCGGCGCTGGCGCTATATGGGGTGATCGGGCGGCAGCGATTGTCGCAGGCGCAGTTCGCGCTGACATTGGTCGGCGTCTCGCTCGCGAGCGCGCTCGCGATGACGATTTATCCGTTGCTTGCCAGCAAGTTCGGCCTTTCCGATGCGCAGGCGGGCTTCCTGATCGGCGCATCGGTCCACGACGTCGCGCAGGCGATCGGCGGCGGCTATGCCTTTTCCGACGCCGCGGGTGCGAGCGCGACGATCGTCAAACTCGCGCGTGTTGCGATGCTGGCGCCGGTGGTTGCGCTTGTCGGCCTGTTGCTGAAGCCCGAGGACGACGGCGATACGCAAATCTGGCGCCGCCTCGCCCTGCCTTGGTTTATCGTCGCCTTTTTCGCGGTGGTCGCCCTCAACAGCGCCGTCGCGATCCCCGAAGGCGTGCGCGGGGCGGCGCTGACCGCGTCGAAGGCACTGTTGCTGCTCGCGGTCACCGCGACCGCGATGCGCACCCGGCTCGACCTGCTGCTCGAAATGGGCTGGCGCGCAACCGTCCCCGTGCTGCTCGCGTCGCTGACGAGTTTTGCCGTGTCGCTGCTCTTCGCGCTGGCAATCGTCTAG